GTGACTGCATTGTGTGGGTGCATAGGTGCGCAACTGCGCTGTGACAATGtaacctaaaaattaaaaccgaTAACCACATATTCCGTAAAGTGAtgatatattacaaaaaaaatagataaaaaaataggaaatactCAAAATGAAGAATGTTTTAAGgtgttttggttcaaatttaacattaaacTGTAATAGAAGTAAAGTGTGTCAACTATCCTGCGAGAAATATTCAACAGCAGCGGCTTTTAAAACTGAATCGAGAGAGAGGAGAGAAAAACATCCTTATAAAAAGATTCATCcctggaaatcttttaaagcgtTTTCagaatctttggttgaaaacgttATTTACAATAAGAGTAAGTTCATTTTTAaggaatgtatattttgtttattttaattgttgacgCTCTGATTGTTTGATTTTTATTAGTTTCTTTCCCTACTGAAACAAATTCGGAGTGGCTAcattttggttttgaatatagTATACCcggctttttttaaagattaaaaaagttaaGTCCTAAGAAAACTCAATTAAACCGTATtgcttattcttaaaaaatagagaaaaatatattttcaaggtataataattatatttattaatacttaatttaataatttggtttaaaggaattcatatttttgttttgaaaagtaacttttgtagaaaattttaaaagcatttgatagaaattttttaaattgcggatacagaaaaagaattgcaaagtattaatttttttgttaataagggCATTTGATACTTAGAAAACTTTTTCAGCAGAGTTATTACAACTTCTTGTAAAAATGGATATTCGCATTATTTTAGATATAGGACTTATATTGCagaatttcctaaatatttttctctatagATGGTTTGGTTGCGCTAAATAAACCTTATGGAATTGCATCCAGAGAAAAAGATGTTAATAATACAAAAGTTCCCTACCAAAAAGAAAGCCTTAACAAAATATCTGGCGCAGTGGACTATGCAGTTTCGAATGCCTTACCATTTATTGCAGACAGGCTCGGTTATGCTAATCTAAACATTGTCAGGTCACCCGAGAGGTAAGAAACggatcatttttaaacttaaaaaacctagaattgccagggaatttttatatacctaaaaaaacctggatgttttcgagaattttttaaaatagtgattttttatttgtaaaatcagctttatattactgtatttacttaattgttaaaaatgtattttttgtggtttgaaattaatttttttcactaaaattattggttgaaaagttatatttttttatttgaaaattcgtcttttgtagaaaattatcttcttgtttgaaaactcattttttgttgttaaaacttccattattctagttgaagattgatcattttagttgacaattcatcactgcgtgtgaaaattatttttttagttgagaattcataacTTTTGGTAGAAgtcaatcttcttgattgaaaactcaattattctagttaaagatacatcaccttatttgaaaattattatttttgagttcaaaattaattaattgtgttgaaaattcatcctttttggtcgaaaatcgatcttcttggttcaaaattcatatttttcattaaaaatttaattattcgagttaaagattcagcattttaattgaaaattcatcttttgtgtttaaaaattgtagtttttagcagagaattaaccttcttgtttagaaattcattttttttattgaaaataaaactatttggttgaattttacacACTTTTCTTAAACATTTACCTTCGTGAATACAAATTCAtccattccagttaaagatttataattttatgaaaactgatcttttttagttaaaaactacattttttggttgaaaatttatattttccaattcaaaattcaactattcagttcaGAAATCCTCTATCTTATTGAagatgtaatatttttacttaaaattcaatataGTACCCATGTCAATTTTACCTGAATATGccagacaaattcaagaaatatttatgtttttgtattatttaatcaGTTAATCgatggttttatatatttaagaatatctcgtaatattatttgtcaaaagcaaattttcacaatagattgttttaaaaaaatgcgaaatatttatcaaggaattttttccaggatttgagtagccgccctaaaaaaataaatttcacggggtgaccaaaaaaagttttctactgTAGgtcttttcaaatagaattttttgtataaaactataGAAGTATGTGTTCCCAAACATCTCTACATTAAAGAAGTAATATCTTTAGGAAAACATGTTTTCTCATAAATTTGAAAACGGcgtatttttgttcgaaattactAAAACATAGTACGGAATTTTCGGGCCTGTTAATTTACAATGTTTCAGGAAGGTGGAAAcatatttacaaacaaaacttCTGTGTTTGAGCGTGGAAAAACtttatccagttgtcattcttagaatttaaaaaaatatttttttcataccaaagaaaaaatgattttcagatattttatataTGTATCGATAAGTAGAgtcctaaattatttaaaatcgttatTAACAGAATCTGGAAAAATTGGTCTTTATCCAGATGTCATTCTCATGCCTTATCATAAACGTGCTTAAGAGGAACTATAATTCTAATATATTACATTAAATCTCCTCACATAGGTTTATGAGTGGCGTTATGCTTCTCGCAGCAGACGAGTCTGTGGAAAAAGCTATAATTAAATCACAAAACCGAGcaatgggatttaaaaaaattccaaaaacctacTGGATAGTCACAACAAGGCTTCCAAAAGACACAAACGGTATCAAAAACGTGGCGTTAAAGTTACACAAGAGTCCGTGCAAAAAGTTCGAAAGGGTAAtgtaactttattattaaagaatattattttatagccaagaaaatatttttctaattaaaaatattatcacagCCTGTCATCCATGAAAAATGGTCCAACACGCAAGAAAAGAAGGGTGAAATAAAGGTCTTGAATGTCGAGTACAACCTCCTTTCAAATTCGATAGATAATCTCAGTGCCTTAATCGAAATCAAATCATCGACAACAAAGTGGCATGCGATCAGATTATTCGCAGCAACTAACCTCTTAAGTCCGATTCTAGGTGACAGAATTCATGCAGAGAGAATACAGAACATTATGGGAACTTTGATGAAAGTAAATCCCTTCGTGGCCGCGGTCGACAGGCCTCCAAGAATGAATAAGAAGCTCTTAACTCACCTTAATTTGTCAACGGAGATGCAGGATATTATCCCTGTACACATTCACTTGAAGCGCATTGAACTTTCCTGGTATTTCGGAAAGAACAAAGACCTGCTGATCGAAGCTCCATTAACACCTGAATTTTCGTGGACATGTCAAGCCTTGAATTTCGAATTGCCTAGAGAGAGTAATTTTAGTGTGGAGAACGTCAGTACTGAGGGACAAGAACAGCAATTTGTACAGATTtctcaataaatttttaagttttaaggaaaaattttaaaagagttttgtgTTAATTACCAGAATTAGGTTCGATAATTTAGACCAGCCCCTATTTCttctattgtaccctatatttaGATAAGATCCCTCAATCATCCTATTTTCATAAGTTGGTCCCTATAGATACCCTATTTGAGTCAGGCACTTGAAAAAAGcagagaatttctgtaagaagtaactaaaaaataataatggctGTCACACAgttactttttcaaatgaaaagatcaCATTGGTCACtcttcattcaataaattaattcgtgGGTTAATCACTATTAATTTCAGGTCTACACCTATTTTtgatttatcttgaattctttgaaatatttcagggcatttataaagattccgagacgtttttaatctatttcaaacatttgaagcagttttaaagattttagggtttttttaaaacttctaaggcattttcaagagcttttaatttaaagtattttaagaaaatttaaaagattccaagaatttttctttctagtttcataaatttgaagtgattttaaagtttttgaaatattttaggataaataattttctagaatttctgaagataCGGAACGATTTTACAGGGTGTATGAGGCTTTAAAAGATTTCGTATTATTTGATAAGATTTCCCTGAATTTcgatgattttaagggattttaaaactctCAATGTATTTTAGTATAGTTTCCATGATCTCAGAAATATCATCATGGTATTTCACGGGACTTgataaaattttagtgaattttaaagaatttattcatgagaagcgaggtattttgtaggggtttaaagatttgaagagatttggaattcatcctcaattattattaatttatcctagattctgtgaaattattttgaatttttaaaatttattattattatctattccatttaattcaatggatttttaaaaaatttgaaatacttgaggatattttaaaagactccccagtgggcaccgggacatcctaaagacgtccttagaatgtacctctatgttatATGATTTGACGCGTttaatagcgtattcggttaccttgcactggtgcactccgatctgcaccgacgccgatcggagtgagaaggaagaagtaagacggAACGATCTGAGTGCTCTTGttctacaccagtgcaggataaacgctATAAGACATCGTTTGGATCTTtttatgtctttaaaaggtcctcaggacgcccttaagacgtccgccgaaagacgtatataggacaagttgaggacttgtgtgcccactgggtctcaGGTGTTTTCAaaggctttaaaaagtttcaagggcttacaaaagatatcaaaggattcgaaatattttcggaaattttaaaagattctcagacattttttatttatttcagtaatttgaaagctttcatagactgaaatattttagagtatttaaaaaatgccaaggtATTGTTAAGACATTTTagcaatttcaagagatttccaagggttttaataattttaagggattttaatatcttaatagatttcaaagaatttttcgcAAGACAATGAGGAATTTCGTACGGtttcgaagatttaaagagatcttcaaatattttttgcaattcacttGGAATTCGCTCTGaactcttattaatttattctaaatccttttgaattcttttatattctctCAGTTCTacagaattcaattaatttttccatatttttgaattgttttcaattattcacttgatttctttttaaattcagtttgattttttattaatttcatccaattcttctcatttctttaaattttctctaaatagacccaaatttattgaattcaattttttgtgattcTTACAACTGTTCCAAttcatttcattcttttaaatttaacttaaatagtCTTGTAGTCATTTCTTGCGTTAGAAATTattagtatttcaaagatttgaaattttttggaatttaccctgaattctttggaattctcttgaattcaaaaaaatttacttgcatccttctaaattcattcaattctacttaattcagtgcatttttttgaatttttaaaagttcaccaAAGTACTTGAATTCCGTTTCATTTTTctaagtttatttcaaaattactgaattcaatgaagttttttcaaattgttttaaatttatttgacttttttaattcgCCTTGTATTTTCATGAACTTCAtcgatttcttcttttttatcttaaaatcctctaaattcattccagttTTACAAAAATCAATAGATTTGTTTGATTTGTTGATATTTTtccaattcgtttgaattctttttaatgtaacttgaatttttttgaaatattctgaattggTTACACCTTGAGCGGCAAAACGTTCCCTATGAGTGTAACAAAAAAACCTTTGGTTCCGATATTTTATCCCACAAGGACTGTGATGcctgaatttatcaaaaatttcgtataaaattattacttaataaaaatataatggccttttcaacaattaattaattttaaacaattatcattaatattaatataacatTTGTAAAAAGTctgaaattattacaattatattatttttggggcACCATAGTATatacgagaaaaaaatatttggattaatatttcctAATTTTGGAAACCTTGAATTTAAGATTCTTCTATAAAAATAACTGTAATACATATTAATGCTTTGAAAGCTTCAATAGAAGATTTTCAGTCTTAAGATTTCTAATCTAATTTGAAATTGCCTATTTGATCcacattaatatttgaattttgaattgaattttttaagtggcTACTTTTAaagtaattgatttaaaaatttttccatttacaattattaaatgttaaattctttattttatgtaACTTGAAATTTGAATGTTAGGGTTTTAAGTTTTAGTGTGAATTCCctcaaatttcaatttctttatctTATAATTCTGACCGCTTTAATTTCAAGGATATGCCTTGTACAGATTTTTAAAAGGGATAGTTGGGCGAATAGACACgtcgtaattttaaatatttaattttgaatgattcctCCAGTATTAAATTGTACCATAATAAATGTTAGTTTCTTAAATCCATCAATTTTGAATGATTCcatgttaaatcattaatttttaggGTTTCATAGGCTACGCCGGAAACAAGCCGGTGACAGAGATGGTCCGAGAACGTcttggaaaaaaaacaatttgcgcAGTGTTCACTGTATCTCGGTCGGAAATTATCTAAAATCAAAAGCCATTTAAACTTAGTCAAAGTATCatcaaatccccccccccccccccccccccccccaacgtcctctgattattatttttttttgcatttaaaaatttttggtggtCATCTAAAATGTAATAtgctattttccacgaaaaatccCGTCATTTTGTGGGTAGAAAACACCCTTAatgtgaaaaaaagtttcaactaaacgttggggggaggtattttatatttagaaaatatgtaccaagtttgaattgaatcggtaaagtagttttgaaatggcagtgaacacggactttgaaaaagtagttttgagaaaaacgagGATTTTCTCAGATCGACTTAAAATTTTGGGAGTATATTCttcaaatgtttaacaataagaaaagacgaaaaaatcgattttttgaaagtgcAAACCTTACCCCCTCCCCTAATGACGGTCGTATATTCGTCCGTGCGTCTTTCGTTTACCGGGTGTCTGctcaaatccttgaaaaaaattccctaataattcCAAGTTTTTCCAGGCATCTCATATTTTTTTCAGGAATCATTTTTCATAgcatttcgcattttttaatcaatcgacAGTTTcccgagtttattataaatatatttgttatccGTTTATAAGGatcaattaattcaataattaaataaaactaaaaacataaCTAATTAATGTGAgtaccatattaaattcaatttgaaccaacactaatttctaatttttgagataaaaaatattacattttcgataagatagatgaatttttaacaaaatagtttatttttctacccaaGAAGACTATTtcttaacgaaatacatgaattctcaagcaattatatgaatttaactttagaacaaaaagatcaacaatttttaattcaatgcaGTTAGCTGAAACAttacaaattctaaacttttatcAATTCTGCAATTTAaagattcagttaaaaaaatgtaaatctgtcTTAGCATTTTCAATACTCCAAAATTGTGGGATGAATATATAagttagtaaatttaaaaaatttaattattatcagcaattttaagatagaaaaattaaatctttaaatatttttttaaactgaacactttttaaatttgttttgaaatatttttcaatattcttttaaaattattatttaaaaaaaaattgttttgaattttgatgatcttttaaactgatttcgtttcctcaaattaaaaattaaatcgggcaaaataaaaaaatgccttaaaatcttccagattcttctttgagaatgttttgaaatgttttaaaaatattttcttaacactttaagtagatcaattaaaattgttacattcaaagtttaaagttAGCTCTTTGCAacattaaccatttaaaatttgatttataattgctcgttttaaatgaaagttaaatatttctaataaagtaatgattctttcttaaataaaaaatttcaaattgaataggttaaaagtggaatatttttgaatagaatttttaatgtatttttaattttaattgaaaataatttctaaagttttaatcGGACTTTTGCATCGGTTTTTTACTAAAGCTTCAGAATTGaaacagcaaaatttttaatgtttaaatcagTAAATTCTTGGACTCTCAAAGGATTCAGAATAGTATTATAAAaccaattattctaaattttcaatacttatgcaatttaatttaaaaaatgtcaattttaaacgttctaattttttaattgtttaagtctagaaaactgcattctaaaattctgtAACTAagaaattcacatttaaaaatgaagatctaaaatagaaaattctttagTTAATTTCATGGTTCAACAGCCACCCTAGttataatatattcttttttatatcagtggttaaaaattaagaaaatgtggAAATTTGGGTTTTCAAACTCCTATGCTGAAAGATCTTTTTTAGTCTACTTTTACTCAGAAATGGCTTAAATTCAAGCTCTTAGAAATTACAATTGCGATGATTAATAAAAATCgctaacaaaatataaaaaataaaactttcaaacaatcaTATACATTACGCCGTAAAGCGCAAAAATaatggttaattttttgaaataggaactttactttttcaaaattctacaaattatgGATATTTTCCAAAGAAAGTAATGGCTTGCATCAAGCCAGACTTTAAACTTCGGAATTTAGTAGATCGTCGAATAAAAGAAAGTTAACAAGAAATTCATTCAACAACGATtactttgattttatttgaaataaatgataatataagttaaaatttaatgagCCAAGACATGTCGaccctttaaaattcttctcaTAATAACTTTCCTTCCTCCTAGAGTTGCCATTCTCGCATGCCATCCGTGACGTCTGATTCTCCTGACTTCGTTCGGACGTGGAAAGAAATATCTAATATTCGTTCTAATCGTAATTAAATTGCAACCTCCGTTAATTAATTGGTTTGATAATGAAGGTGCGGCGTTCAGAGTCGGACACATTTGTTTACCCACGAaagatctgaaaaaataatattttcaatttttaatattatgattttaattgatcagggtgtctactcaaccTGGAAAAATTTCCtggcaattccaggttttttgcAGGTATTTCGAGTTTTTTCCGGGTGTAATTTTTCACTCTACGGAgccatttaaatatttcgcattttttaaataatcgaatcGGAATATGTATACGGTTTTGCGAGTTTATCATGAATAATGCTTGTTTTTCAGTTACTAGGGATTCAATtcatatgtttaatttataaacctttgacacattatattacaagatattcttcaATATATTAGCAGcaaagattaattaaataatactaaaatcaTAATGcactatttcttaaattttttctctaatttcacgaatttcaataataattctaagaaatttttatattattttcttatgcttaaaattcatttcatatcTAGGTGAATTTAATatgggtactatattaaattaaactaaaaacgtttcaaattcctatcataaaaaatgaacatattagatttttaacagaaacacatgaattttcaactaaaaaagataaattgtctaccaaaaattgaagttaaaatttcagttaaaaaaattaatggtcaatcagagatgattttttaactaaaatgttggcatattcaattagaatagtttttcaatttaaaaaaattataaaattgaataaaatatttaaagtttaacaaatttacaacaaaatacctcatttttagcaagatgaatttccaatttaaatgaggaatcttcaaccaaaatgattaatttttaagaaaagatcttaactttcaaccaaatattaaaattttatttgcataaaagatgaattctgaacgaaaaatgtaggaGTTGTTGtttcaacaagagttgaatttccaactaagaaaaatgtttcagtccAGAGAGAAAAAGATGCAAATAAAGTTTAGAAcgtttaagcaaaaagatgaattttcaatcaaaaagattaatttttgtaccaaaaagaccgagttttcaacaaaataattcaataaaataatataaagctactttcacaaataaagaatcaattgtaatcaattttatattgcaattgaaaaaaaattatgcacgGTCTCGAAATTactccagatttaaaaaaaaatctctgacatttccaggtttttctaggtatataaaaattccctgaaaattccaggGTTTTCCTGGTAGGGCAGACACCCTGTTCATTCATTTAAAAAGGCTTATAAAGGACTATATAATAAGAAATGGAATAACAAATTCCACTCAAGAATTTgatcactttaaaatttttttgaaaactgaattttattgTAAGAGTTTAACTCACGGAATAGCATTGAAAAGAGTAGATGCTAGTCTCCCAATCATGCTTGATTGTTGATAGCTCCGAATATcggtttaaattttttccaaaaagaatcaAATCTGAATGAAATCGGAGCGATTTAGCGATTCAAGTTTTGAGGTTACCTCTTCAAAATTGGTAGGTTATGTCGATTATGTGattttatagtgattttagataGATTCTACAGATGGAGCAGTAATCGCAAACACTCGGTTGGTAATTTCGTGATAATTTCTCGGTACCAACTCTTTGCCTCATCTCTGATTAAGTTTGagacattgaaaattttcaacaattttatatcgGTTTATGGATTATTTCTAAGAATGCAGAAACTGCCtgctgtaaattaaaatttgaatggaaGGAAAAAAGCTGGGCAG
This Belonocnema kinseyi isolate 2016_QV_RU_SX_M_011 chromosome 3, B_treatae_v1, whole genome shotgun sequence DNA region includes the following protein-coding sequences:
- the LOC117169083 gene encoding mitochondrial mRNA pseudouridine synthase Rpusd3-like; translated protein: MKNVLRCFGSNLTLNCNRSKVCQLSCEKYSTAAAFKTESRERREKHPYKKIHPWKSFKAFSESLVENVIYNKNGLVALNKPYGIASREKDVNNTKVPYQKESLNKISGAVDYAVSNALPFIADRLGYANLNIVRSPERFMSGVMLLAADESVEKAIIKSQNRAMGFKKIPKTYWIVTTRLPKDTNGIKNVALKLHKSPCKKFERPVIHEKWSNTQEKKGEIKVLNVEYNLLSNSIDNLSALIEIKSSTTKWHAIRLFAATNLLSPILGDRIHAERIQNIMGTLMKVNPFVAAVDRPPRMNKKLLTHLNLSTEMQDIIPVHIHLKRIELSWYFGKNKDLLIEAPLTPEFSWTCQALNFELPRESNFSVENVSTEGQEQQFVQISQ
- the LOC117169326 gene encoding 39S ribosomal protein L34, mitochondrial produces the protein MIGRLASTLFNAIPSFVGKQMCPTLNAAPSLSNQLINGGCNLITIRTNIRYFFPRPNEVRRIRRHGWHARMATLGGRKVIMRRILKGRHVLAH